A genome region from Planctomycetota bacterium includes the following:
- a CDS encoding pre-peptidase C-terminal domain-containing protein, with the protein MPRSRPSSDQTAALTSGRVALSAASERLESRRLLSGTTGGPGDPDDTFAEAILLGLIGPAGATSGAVDISTDGDDVDVYRFDVAAGQTVGFDIDRAVGSTLDPVMRLFDDTGTQLQFEDDGVAPDEPFGTDDNRGGYFEFTFTTAGTFYVGVSAFGNDAYDPITGDGDNVAATNGGYELVVTDRFAAIDSGGQFYPSAIVITGTDAADTLVFDVDLATGDVLTTLNGHTLRYLAGRLDAQQVLDAGEGNDTIEVVRVATSATSLAYSLVARGGSGDDSFVVGTGDLDSSIFGGLTIEGGDDTDDVAIDDTVGLAGDIYHLTGTDGGRLEQAGPPGPFSGIDLDALEGLTLLTSDGTDVINVHNGTGVEIDSGGGIDSINIYGNDPLTPVVVRTGDGDDTLQVDVDNGGLPASVRLVESERLSNLRLFSKATLIVDPGADKVIDVGRLTTYDSVEGGSLFDLNDNVLVQRLPAVDGFFRSRLASGYDGGSWSGVEGITSSVARDSTIADGLAYGTALDIGVTAIDGESLDAGSFVIAYTLLGDADLNHGVDLADFGRLRSGFGSSSATFALGDFNYDGVVNLADFGLLRASFGQTVSLPSLFSNDEL; encoded by the coding sequence ATGCCTCGTTCGCGTCCGAGTTCCGACCAGACCGCCGCTCTAACGAGTGGCCGAGTCGCGTTATCGGCAGCCAGTGAGCGGCTCGAAAGCCGACGGCTGCTGTCCGGCACGACGGGCGGGCCGGGGGATCCGGACGACACGTTCGCCGAGGCCATCTTGCTCGGGCTCATCGGCCCGGCCGGCGCGACCAGCGGGGCCGTCGACATCTCGACCGATGGCGACGACGTGGACGTCTACCGCTTTGACGTCGCGGCCGGGCAGACCGTCGGGTTCGACATCGACCGGGCCGTCGGCAGCACGCTGGACCCGGTCATGCGCCTGTTTGACGACACCGGGACGCAGCTCCAGTTCGAAGACGACGGCGTCGCGCCGGACGAGCCGTTCGGAACCGATGACAATCGTGGCGGCTACTTCGAGTTCACCTTCACGACGGCCGGCACGTTCTACGTCGGCGTCAGTGCTTTTGGGAACGACGCCTACGACCCGATCACCGGCGACGGCGACAACGTGGCCGCGACCAACGGCGGCTACGAGCTGGTCGTCACCGACCGTTTCGCCGCCATCGACAGCGGCGGGCAGTTCTACCCGTCGGCCATCGTCATCACCGGCACCGATGCGGCCGACACGCTCGTCTTCGACGTCGACCTTGCCACGGGCGACGTGCTCACGACGCTGAACGGGCACACGCTCCGCTACCTCGCCGGCCGACTTGATGCGCAGCAAGTCCTCGACGCTGGCGAGGGCAACGACACGATCGAGGTCGTCCGCGTCGCCACATCCGCAACGAGTCTCGCGTACAGCCTCGTCGCCCGCGGCGGCAGCGGCGACGACAGCTTCGTCGTCGGCACGGGCGACCTCGACAGCTCGATCTTCGGCGGCCTGACCATCGAGGGCGGCGATGACACCGACGACGTGGCAATTGACGACACGGTCGGTCTCGCCGGCGACATCTACCACCTGACCGGCACCGATGGCGGGAGACTCGAACAAGCCGGGCCACCCGGACCCTTCAGCGGAATTGACCTCGACGCGCTTGAAGGTCTCACCCTGCTGACGAGCGACGGCACCGACGTCATCAACGTCCATAATGGTACCGGCGTCGAGATCGATTCGGGTGGCGGAATCGACTCGATTAACATCTACGGCAACGACCCGCTGACGCCGGTCGTCGTCCGCACTGGAGACGGTGACGACACGCTTCAAGTCGACGTCGACAATGGCGGCCTGCCTGCGTCGGTCCGCTTGGTCGAAAGCGAGCGTCTGTCGAACCTGAGGCTCTTCTCGAAAGCGACGCTGATCGTTGACCCGGGCGCGGACAAGGTGATCGATGTTGGCCGGCTCACGACCTACGACTCAGTCGAAGGTGGCAGCCTTTTCGACTTGAACGACAACGTGCTCGTGCAGCGTCTTCCCGCGGTCGACGGCTTCTTCCGAAGCCGACTCGCCTCGGGCTACGACGGCGGAAGCTGGTCCGGCGTCGAGGGCATCACCAGCTCCGTCGCACGCGACTCGACCATTGCCGACGGCCTGGCGTACGGCACGGCGCTCGACATCGGTGTGACGGCGATTGACGGCGAATCGCTCGATGCCGGGAGCTTCGTCATCGCATACACGCTGCTCGGCGACGCGGACCTCAACCATGGCGTCGACCTTGCCGACTTCGGCAGGCTGCGCTCCGGCTTCGGCTCGTCGTCCGCCACCTTCGCACTCGGCGACTTCAACTACGACGGCGTCGTCAACCTGGCCGACTTCGGCCTGCTGCGGGCGTCGTTCGGCCAGACCGTCTCGCTGCCGTCGCTCTTCAGCAACGACGAGCTGTGA
- the coaE gene encoding dephospho-CoA kinase (Dephospho-CoA kinase (CoaE) performs the final step in coenzyme A biosynthesis.) has protein sequence MFGGKPIIGLVGGIGAGKSTVSKLFGEAGCRVISSDELVALAYTHPAVKRAVFDEFGDEALDPRGNVNKAALSRVVFRQPEKRQFLEQLLHPVVNKARVELMAEAAEREETKAFVWDSPLLMETRLDELCDAVVFVDAPLLDRQRRVLARGWDAGELERRENVQTPLDKKRSRADHVLVNADDTPATGDVVSAILRTILEHPVPAPTCCGGGCGSGGCQSQAGPCGASAAGSSGCGCSA, from the coding sequence GTGTTCGGGGGTAAGCCCATCATCGGCCTGGTCGGCGGGATCGGCGCCGGAAAGTCGACCGTGAGCAAGCTCTTCGGCGAGGCCGGGTGCCGGGTCATCAGCAGCGATGAGCTGGTCGCCCTGGCCTACACACACCCGGCCGTCAAACGGGCCGTCTTCGACGAATTCGGTGACGAAGCCCTCGACCCGCGCGGCAACGTCAACAAGGCCGCCCTGTCGCGAGTCGTCTTCCGGCAGCCGGAAAAGCGGCAGTTTCTGGAGCAGCTGCTGCACCCCGTCGTGAACAAGGCACGCGTCGAGCTGATGGCCGAGGCGGCAGAGCGGGAGGAAACCAAGGCGTTCGTCTGGGACTCGCCGTTGCTCATGGAGACGCGGCTGGACGAGCTGTGCGACGCGGTGGTCTTCGTCGACGCGCCGTTGTTGGATCGCCAGCGTCGTGTTTTGGCTCGCGGGTGGGATGCGGGCGAGCTCGAGCGTCGGGAAAATGTCCAGACGCCTCTGGACAAGAAGCGATCGCGTGCCGATCATGTGCTGGTCAACGCGGACGACACGCCTGCGACAGGCGACGTTGTTTCCGCGATCCTCCGGACCATTCTCGAACATCCCGTGCCTGCCCCCACCTGCTGCGGCGGTGGTTGCGGATCGGGCGGGTGTCAGAGCCAGGCTGGTCCCTGTGGAGCGTCTGCTGCCGGTTCGTCCGGCTGTGGGTGTTCCGCCTGA
- the rho gene encoding transcription termination factor Rho has translation MPAKTAKRTTRRRTKATRTAAEETPDSDESTQSLNGDATTVDDGEVATKAKSKAKEVDDTADDGDEESAKPKRRSRRRAKKQDAEATKPVDEDEDDAPVAKAKPRPVDPNRPHIPSDEEIAAGTPEGLRFKPLEQQDKLYLKELREKSDDELLELAEAESIPDAAKLKRQDLIFRILRSRARQTGLLFGEGVLEVLPDGFGFLRSADNNYQASPDDIYISPSQVRRFGLKRGHQVFGQIRPPKESERYFALLKVDSIMNEDPQKVHGLRTFEELTPLHPEERLHMENEPGEVSMRVLDLVTPIGKGQRMLIVAPPRTGKTVLLQKIAHAISTNHPEAVLIIMLIDERPEEVTDMRRSTKGEVVASTFDEGAARHIQVAETVMDKAKRYVEYGKDVVILLDSITRLARAYNNETSSGKLGSGGVDTAALQKPKRFFGAARAIEGGGSLTILATALVDTNSKADDVIFEEFKGTGNAELHLDRRLVEKRVYPAIDINASGTRREELLLDPKEMELVYRLRRVLSDMNPVEAMELLKGRLEKTKSNGEFLLKMNLD, from the coding sequence ATGCCAGCCAAGACGGCTAAGCGAACCACCCGCCGACGGACCAAGGCGACCCGCACCGCGGCCGAGGAGACGCCCGATTCCGACGAATCGACCCAATCGCTCAACGGCGACGCCACCACCGTCGACGACGGAGAGGTCGCCACCAAAGCCAAGTCCAAAGCCAAGGAGGTCGACGACACCGCGGACGACGGTGACGAGGAGTCGGCCAAGCCAAAGCGCCGCAGCCGTCGCCGTGCCAAGAAGCAGGACGCCGAAGCCACCAAGCCGGTCGACGAGGACGAGGACGACGCGCCCGTCGCAAAGGCCAAGCCCCGGCCGGTTGATCCGAATCGCCCGCACATCCCGTCCGACGAAGAGATCGCCGCCGGCACGCCCGAGGGTCTGCGGTTCAAGCCGCTTGAGCAGCAGGACAAGCTCTACCTCAAGGAACTTCGCGAAAAGAGCGACGACGAGCTGCTCGAACTCGCTGAGGCGGAGAGCATTCCCGACGCCGCCAAGCTCAAGCGGCAGGACCTGATCTTCCGCATCCTCCGCAGCCGGGCACGCCAGACCGGCCTGCTCTTCGGCGAGGGCGTGCTGGAAGTGCTGCCCGACGGCTTCGGCTTCCTCCGCTCGGCCGACAACAACTACCAGGCCTCGCCCGACGACATTTACATCAGCCCGAGCCAGGTCCGACGCTTCGGCCTGAAGCGCGGCCACCAAGTCTTCGGCCAGATCCGTCCGCCCAAGGAGAGCGAACGCTACTTCGCCCTCCTCAAGGTCGACTCGATCATGAACGAGGACCCGCAGAAGGTCCACGGCCTGCGGACCTTCGAAGAGCTCACCCCGCTCCACCCCGAAGAGCGGCTCCACATGGAGAACGAGCCCGGCGAGGTCTCGATGCGGGTGCTCGACCTCGTCACGCCCATCGGCAAGGGGCAGCGCATGCTCATCGTCGCCCCGCCGCGAACGGGCAAGACGGTGCTGCTGCAGAAGATCGCGCACGCGATCAGCACGAATCACCCCGAGGCCGTCCTCATCATCATGCTCATCGACGAGCGGCCTGAGGAAGTGACGGACATGCGTCGCTCCACCAAGGGCGAGGTCGTCGCCAGCACCTTCGATGAGGGTGCGGCCCGGCACATCCAGGTGGCCGAGACCGTCATGGACAAGGCCAAGCGGTACGTCGAGTACGGCAAGGACGTCGTCATCCTGCTCGATTCCATCACCCGCCTCGCCCGCGCGTACAACAACGAGACGTCCAGTGGCAAGCTCGGCTCCGGCGGTGTCGACACGGCCGCGCTGCAGAAGCCGAAGCGCTTCTTCGGTGCCGCCCGCGCCATCGAAGGCGGGGGCAGCCTGACGATCCTCGCGACGGCCCTCGTCGACACCAACTCGAAAGCCGACGACGTCATCTTCGAAGAGTTCAAAGGCACCGGCAACGCCGAGCTGCACCTGGATCGCCGGCTCGTCGAGAAGCGGGTCTACCCGGCCATCGACATCAACGCCTCGGGCACGCGTCGCGAGGAGCTGCTGCTCGATCCGAAGGAGATGGAGCTCGTCTATCGCCTGCGCCGCGTCCTGTCGGACATGAACCCGGTCGAGGCGATGGAACTGCTCAAGGGCCGACTCGAGAAGACCAAGAGCAACGGCGAGTTCCTGCTCAAGATGAATCTCGACTGA
- a CDS encoding PH domain-containing protein: protein MLLESSKQTEPDGFEKLDPRSVTVERIGWAIFLAFVTVVALIILVPVFFAGDGFSLAWFILASIALAIIGLVTFMLAWMPRKDYEAKRLRLDDFGIEIHRGVFWKRRQLIPRSRIQHTDVSQGPLQRRFGLGTIKLHTAGTLNATIALEGLAHTRAVELRDRLVLDDEPEAEAELVVAEPEVEPFPPAIEARDDHA, encoded by the coding sequence ATGCTTCTCGAATCAAGCAAACAGACCGAACCGGACGGCTTTGAGAAGCTCGATCCTCGGAGCGTCACGGTCGAGCGGATCGGCTGGGCGATTTTCCTCGCCTTTGTGACCGTCGTCGCGTTGATCATCCTGGTGCCGGTGTTCTTTGCCGGCGATGGGTTCTCGCTGGCTTGGTTCATCCTGGCTTCGATCGCTCTTGCCATCATCGGGCTGGTGACGTTCATGCTCGCCTGGATGCCGCGAAAGGACTACGAGGCCAAGCGGCTTCGGCTGGATGACTTCGGGATCGAGATCCATCGCGGAGTCTTCTGGAAACGACGCCAGCTCATCCCGCGATCGCGCATCCAGCACACCGACGTCAGCCAAGGCCCGCTCCAGCGACGCTTCGGCCTGGGCACGATCAAGCTGCACACGGCCGGGACGCTCAACGCGACGATCGCACTCGAAGGCCTCGCGCACACGCGAGCTGTCGAGCTTCGCGATCGCCTCGTCCTCGACGACGAGCCTGAGGCTGAGGCCGAACTGGTGGTGGCAGAGCCGGAAGTCGAACCGTTCCCACCAGCGATCGAGGCCCGTGACGACCACGCCTGA
- a CDS encoding PH domain-containing protein, with translation MTTTPEVDAFGTPAASDWRRMHAWSVLFNVAGMARSFAVPLGVVAFAFVFGGGDGVRSMTGLLLAGVSLVIAGLVQVVRFLTMRYRFDGNDLVVRVGLIFRSERRIPMAKVQNIDLVQNVVHRLFNVAKVKLETASGAGADASFSVLDDAAISELRTRVFAKRDAATAPVDAVAETPAEDEQVVEILRLSTLEVVKLGLMTFRGIVLVAVVVAIGFEAGLDSVFERVDVEEVTSGITSATSSTSRLDAILIGSALVASVLLGLAVLSIAWSLLRFHGFRLTRSGEDLRVESGLLTKVSATVPRGRIQFISVRETLVHRLLNRVTVRVENAGGKAAGNGEQPIGEKWIAPLVPVSRLPQVLNELRPGLSFDDLPWQPVAPRARWRMSVKALIGTGLVSALIIWLSWQIGLVLLVLLLFFELWSAKREADYRGCALTEEGLWFRSGAFTRQQSVAPLSKVQTMHWTQSPFDRRHGHATLRADTAGAGPSGHFIAMRYFPVDKADAMCHELYTQVARTELSWN, from the coding sequence GTGACGACCACGCCTGAAGTCGACGCATTCGGCACGCCGGCAGCGTCCGACTGGCGTCGGATGCACGCGTGGTCGGTGCTGTTCAACGTCGCCGGCATGGCAAGGTCCTTCGCGGTGCCGCTCGGCGTCGTCGCGTTCGCCTTCGTCTTCGGCGGCGGTGACGGTGTGCGCTCGATGACGGGGCTGCTTCTTGCGGGTGTCTCACTCGTCATCGCCGGGCTGGTGCAGGTCGTCCGCTTCCTGACGATGCGTTACCGCTTCGACGGCAACGACCTCGTCGTCCGTGTGGGCCTGATTTTCCGCAGCGAGCGGCGGATTCCGATGGCCAAGGTCCAGAACATCGACCTCGTCCAGAACGTCGTTCATCGCCTCTTCAACGTCGCCAAGGTCAAGCTCGAAACCGCCAGCGGCGCCGGGGCCGACGCGTCGTTCAGCGTTCTGGACGACGCGGCCATCAGCGAACTGCGGACACGCGTCTTCGCGAAACGAGACGCGGCCACTGCCCCAGTTGACGCGGTCGCCGAGACACCGGCTGAAGACGAGCAGGTGGTCGAGATCCTGCGGCTTTCCACGTTGGAAGTCGTGAAGCTCGGCCTGATGACGTTCCGCGGCATCGTCCTCGTCGCCGTCGTCGTCGCCATCGGTTTCGAGGCCGGGTTGGACAGTGTCTTCGAGCGTGTGGACGTCGAGGAAGTCACCAGCGGCATCACGTCGGCGACGAGCTCGACCAGTCGGCTCGACGCGATCCTGATCGGGTCGGCGCTCGTCGCTTCGGTGTTGCTCGGGCTCGCTGTGCTGTCGATTGCTTGGTCGCTGTTGCGGTTCCACGGCTTTCGGCTGACGCGTTCGGGCGAAGACCTTCGCGTCGAGTCGGGCCTTTTAACGAAGGTCAGCGCGACGGTGCCGCGTGGCAGAATTCAGTTCATCAGCGTTCGCGAGACGCTGGTCCATCGCCTGCTGAACCGGGTCACCGTCCGGGTCGAAAACGCCGGCGGCAAGGCGGCGGGGAATGGCGAGCAGCCCATCGGCGAAAAGTGGATCGCCCCGCTCGTTCCCGTCTCGCGTCTGCCCCAGGTGCTGAACGAGCTTCGGCCGGGGCTTTCGTTCGACGACCTGCCCTGGCAACCCGTCGCCCCGCGTGCGCGGTGGCGCATGAGTGTGAAAGCCCTCATCGGCACCGGTCTCGTTTCGGCACTGATCATCTGGCTGAGCTGGCAGATCGGGCTTGTCCTGCTAGTGCTGCTCTTGTTCTTCGAGCTCTGGTCCGCCAAACGCGAGGCCGACTACCGCGGCTGTGCGTTGACGGAAGAGGGCCTTTGGTTCCGTAGCGGTGCCTTCACCCGGCAGCAGAGCGTCGCCCCGCTGTCGAAGGTGCAGACGATGCACTGGACGCAGTCCCCCTTCGACCGCCGGCACGGTCACGCGACCCTGCGCGCCGACACCGCCGGCGCTGGGCCGTCGGGGCATTTCATCGCGATGCGCTACTTCCCCGTCGACAAAGCCGACGCAATGTGCCACGAGCTGTACACGCAGGTTGCCCGGACGGAGCTGTCGTGGAACTGA
- a CDS encoding bifunctional nuclease family protein, producing MELSRIIISELQDQQIIVLHEVDGPRQFPIVIGSSEAMAIDRRLKGIVHARPLTHDLLATTVEALGGVVDRIEVHNLQDHTFFARIIIRRRRRVPVNGNGEPAEPTGEEEWIEVDSRPSDAIAVGVATSVPIYVADHVLADVAG from the coding sequence ATGGAACTGAGCCGCATCATCATCAGCGAGCTTCAGGACCAGCAGATCATCGTCCTGCACGAAGTCGACGGCCCACGGCAGTTCCCGATCGTCATCGGCTCCAGCGAAGCCATGGCCATCGATCGTCGGCTCAAGGGCATCGTCCACGCCAGGCCTCTGACGCACGATTTGCTCGCAACGACCGTCGAAGCCCTCGGCGGCGTCGTCGACCGGATCGAGGTCCACAACCTGCAGGACCACACGTTCTTCGCCCGGATCATCATCCGCCGGCGTCGTCGCGTCCCGGTCAACGGCAACGGCGAGCCGGCCGAACCAACAGGCGAGGAAGAGTGGATCGAAGTCGACAGCCGCCCCAGCGACGCGATCGCCGTCGGCGTCGCGACGAGCGTGCCGATCTACGTCGCCGATCACGTGCTGGCGGACGTCGCCGGTTGA
- the ald gene encoding alanine dehydrogenase encodes MKIGVPTEIKPDESRVALVPAGVHALVDAGHEVFLQEGAGDGSGFTDEQFVEAGATMVAGARKLHASAELIVKVKEPQVSEAAMYTPNQTVFGYYHLAAADDVAQACIEAEITAIAYETVRDRQGRLCLLTPMSEIAGKMSVQEGAKYLERPNGGRGVLLGGVPGVAPANVVVLGGGVVGTCAAKIAAGFGANVDILDVDLDRLRYLDDVMPANVHTVFSNAHAVADYCSRADLVVGAVLIPGAKAPHLVTREMLKDMQPGAVAVDVAVDQGGCFETSRPTTHQDPTYVVDGVVHYCVSNMPGAVSRTSTIALCNATFPYVLAIANQGVAGALQSDPGLREGVNLQRGRVTNAVVAASLNLPYTPLAA; translated from the coding sequence ATGAAGATCGGCGTTCCGACGGAGATCAAGCCTGACGAGAGTCGCGTCGCCCTCGTCCCGGCCGGCGTGCACGCGCTTGTCGACGCGGGGCACGAGGTCTTCCTCCAGGAAGGTGCCGGTGATGGCAGCGGCTTCACGGATGAGCAGTTTGTCGAAGCCGGTGCCACGATGGTCGCCGGTGCGAGGAAGCTGCATGCGTCGGCGGAGCTGATCGTTAAGGTCAAGGAGCCGCAGGTGAGCGAGGCGGCGATGTACACGCCGAATCAGACGGTCTTTGGCTACTACCACCTCGCAGCCGCGGACGACGTCGCCCAGGCGTGCATCGAGGCCGAGATCACCGCCATCGCGTACGAAACCGTCCGCGACCGCCAGGGTCGGCTGTGCCTGCTGACGCCGATGAGCGAGATCGCCGGCAAGATGAGCGTGCAGGAAGGGGCCAAGTACCTCGAGCGACCCAACGGCGGGCGAGGCGTTCTGCTGGGCGGCGTGCCGGGCGTGGCGCCGGCGAACGTCGTCGTCCTGGGCGGCGGCGTGGTGGGGACGTGCGCCGCCAAGATCGCCGCCGGATTCGGGGCGAACGTCGACATCCTCGACGTCGACCTCGACCGCCTCCGCTACCTCGACGACGTGATGCCGGCCAACGTGCACACCGTCTTCAGCAACGCCCACGCGGTCGCCGACTACTGCTCTCGCGCGGATTTAGTTGTCGGGGCGGTGCTTATTCCCGGGGCGAAGGCACCGCATCTGGTGACGCGTGAGATGCTCAAAGACATGCAGCCCGGCGCGGTCGCCGTCGACGTTGCGGTCGATCAAGGCGGCTGCTTCGAGACGAGTCGCCCGACGACGCACCAGGATCCGACCTACGTCGTCGACGGCGTTGTGCACTACTGCGTGAGCAACATGCCCGGCGCGGTCAGCCGGACGAGCACGATTGCCCTGTGCAACGCGACGTTCCCGTACGTGCTGGCGATTGCGAATCAGGGCGTCGCCGGCGCGCTGCAGAGCGATCCGGGCCTGCGCGAGGGCGTGAATCTGCAACGCGGCCGTGTCACCAACGCAGTGGTCGCGGCGAGCTTGAATCTCCCGTACA